Sequence from the Nocardia cyriacigeorgica GUH-2 genome:
CCCTTCCACTGCCGTGATGAAGTACGGGAAGTGGCCGGCGAAGCGGTGGAGGTTGCGGTCGCGTTCGAAGCCGCCGAACCAGTAGAGGCCGGGTTGGCGGTCGGCGCTGGGGTTGAGGTCGCGGAAGGTGCGGATCCAGTTGTCGGCGCGGCCGGTGATGACGGTGAACGGGAGCGCGCGGGAAAACACCAGCTCCTGGTCGGCGGGCGGGATCGAATCGCGGCGCAGCGCGTCGAGACCGCGTTGCAGGGCGCGGACCTGGCCGGTGAGGGTGCGGCCGTGGGCGGTGCGGGTGGGCAGGAAACGCGGCAGCAGCAGTGCGGCCACACCGGCCAGTGCGATGGCGACGCCGACGAGCGCGTGCCCGGAGGTGACGGCGAGTCCGATGGTCGCGCCGACGCCGACGACGAGCAGGCCGATGCCCAGCCAGATCGGCAGGCGGCGCCGGGTCTGGTCGATCAACGCGCCGCGCTCGACCGCGTCGGCCAGCATGGCCTCGCGCACCGGCCCGGCCTGCACCCGGCCCGGGGCCCGCAATTCGCCGACGGTGACGGCCTCGGCGCCGCCGGGCAGCAGCGCCTCGTAGACCGCCCGCTCGTACGGCCGCAGCTGGTCGTCGGCCGGATTCACCCGGGTGATGCGCCAATCCGAATCGCTGATCGGCGCGATCCACAGGTACCGGCGCACCGCGAGATCGATGACGGTGGCGGCGATATCGGTGGGGTCGGCGCTCTCGTCGAGCAGCACGCCGGCCTCACCGGGCAGGATGCCATCAGGGGAGGTGAACTGCGCCTTGCCGTCCTCACGCAGCACCGGGTCGATGGTGCCGGTGCCGGCATCGGCCTGCTGACGTCGCGCGCGCCACACATACGCCGCCAGCGCCGCGAGGGCCAGCAGCAGCACACCGAAAGCGGCCAGCACCGGGGCGGTGATATCGAAGGCGGTCGAACCGGTTTCGCGGATCTCGGCGTTGGCGGGCACCGTGCCCGGCGGGATCTGCAACGTCAGGTCGATGGCGTCGCCCTTGTTGAGGTCGGTCTGCTCCAGGTAGAGCACGCCGTCGGCCTCGATGTGCACGTTCGCGCACGGCTTGGTCGCATTGGGCGGGCCGAGTTTGCAGTCCACGATGCCCATTTCGAAGCTCGGGCTGATCAGCGACGCCGTGATGGAGGCGATATCGGCGTTCATCACCCCCACCCAGTGGAACAGCTGGGTGCCCTCCTGCTCGCTGACGGTGTTGTTCACCGAGTAGCTGAAGCTGGACTGGCCGGGATCGGCGCGCACGGTGAACAGGTCGCCCTCGACCTTCGCCGTGCCCGCGCCCTCGGCGGTGATGTCGGTGACCTCGAAGACGCGTTCGGCGCCCTCGCCCGCGGGCACCCGCAGCGGCACCGTCATGGTG
This genomic interval carries:
- a CDS encoding DUF2207 family protein, with the translated sequence MLTLRGGAVGALLITIVGLLTMGTPATAPVAHAQEAVADGITIVADLKLSREGVLEVKEQITVPEGDKFTMTVPLRVPAGEGAERVFEVTDITAEGAGTAKVEGDLFTVRADPGQSSFSYSVNNTVSEQEGTQLFHWVGVMNADIASITASLISPSFEMGIVDCKLGPPNATKPCANVHIEADGVLYLEQTDLNKGDAIDLTLQIPPGTVPANAEIRETGSTAFDITAPVLAAFGVLLLALAALAAYVWRARRQQADAGTGTIDPVLREDGKAQFTSPDGILPGEAGVLLDESADPTDIAATVIDLAVRRYLWIAPISDSDWRITRVNPADDQLRPYERAVYEALLPGGAEAVTVGELRAPGRVQAGPVREAMLADAVERGALIDQTRRRLPIWLGIGLLVVGVGATIGLAVTSGHALVGVAIALAGVAALLLPRFLPTRTAHGRTLTGQVRALQRGLDALRRDSIPPADQELVFSRALPFTVITGRADNWIRTFRDLNPSADRQPGLYWFGGFERDRNLHRFAGHFPYFITAVEGLFPAGN